Proteins encoded in a region of the Neodiprion virginianus isolate iyNeoVirg1 chromosome 2, iyNeoVirg1.1, whole genome shotgun sequence genome:
- the LOC124298934 gene encoding allatostatin-A receptor isoform X1: MDGICNTSNATVCTFNQSSPDDFGFGFDHQLLHNIVSVVVPLLFGVIGIVGLLGNFLVVIVVAANPGMRSTTNLLIINLAIADLLFVIFCVPFTATDYVLPFWPFGNLWCKVVQYLIIVTACASVYTLVLMSLDRYLAVVHPIASMSVRTEAHAFFAICIAWAVILTASIPVLIMHGEICFVFQDQYNSTTEQVTACRFLPQFNWPMFQVTFFLTSYIIPLTLICGLYVCMLLRLWKGAHVSAESRRGKRRVTRLVLVVVGVFAICWCPIQLILVIKSLDLYPMTAAAVMVQIVSHVLAYTNSCVNPILYAFLSDNFRKAFRKVIYCRPRPDPHHRLGGPSTKTTRAASTGDIL; the protein is encoded by the exons ATGGACGGCATTTGCAACACTTCGAACGCTACCGTTTGCACCTTCAATCAGTCGAGCCCCGACGATTTTGGGTTCGGATTCGACCATCAGCTGCTCCACAATATCGTCTCGGTCGTCGTGCCGCTCCTATTCGGCGTCATCGGGATCGTCGGACTCCTTGGAAATTTTCTAGTCGTTATTGTCGTTGCGGCAAATCCCGGGATGCGATCTACGACAAATTTGCTGATAATCAATCTCGCTATTGCCGATTTGTTATTTGTGATATTTTGTGTACCGTTCACCGCGACAGACTACGTCCTGCCTTTCTGGCCCTTTGGAAATTTGTGGTGCAAAGTTGTTCAGTATTTAATCATCGTCACTGCCTGCGCCAGTGTTTACACTCTGGTCCTCATGAGTCTCGATAG GTATCTCGCCGTGGTTCACCCCATAGCCTCGATGTCCGTGCGAACAGAGGCCCACGCATTTTTCGCAATATGTATCGCGTGGGCGGTCATTCTGACGGCCTCGATTCCAGTCCTCATCATGCACGGCGAG ATTTGCTTTGTCTTCCAGGATCAGTACAATTCCACAACGGAGCAGGTGACGGCCTGCCGATTTCTTCCCCAGTTCAACTGGCCGATGTTTCAAGTGACGTTCTTCCTGACCAGCTACATCATCCCCCTGACTCTTATCTGCGGCCTCTACGTCTGCATGCTGCTCAGGCTCTGGAAAGGAGCTCACGTCAGCGCCGAGAGCAGACGCGGGAAGAGAAGAGTCACCAGGCTCGTCTTGGTCGTCGTTGGTGTTTTCGCAATCTGCTGGTGTCCCATTCAG TTGATCCTGGTGATAAAGTCCCTGGATCTTTATCCGATGACGGCAGCCGCGGTCATGGTCCAGATAGTCAGCCACGTCCTGGCGTACACAAACAGCTGCGTCAACCCGATCCTCTACGCGTTTCTCAGCGATAATTTTCGCAAAGCATTCCGCAAGGTTATCTACTGCAGACCTCGCCCCGATCCTCATCATCGCCTGGGAGGACCGTCGACGAAAACAACCCGGGCAGCCAGCACGGGTGACATACTATAG
- the LOC124298934 gene encoding allatostatin-A receptor isoform X2 translates to MDGICNTSNATVCTFNQSSPDDFGFGFDHQLLHNIVSVVVPLLFGVIGIVGLLGNFLVVIVVAANPGMRSTTNLLIINLAIADLLFVIFCVPFTATDYVLPFWPFGNLWCKVVQYLIIVTACASVYTLVLMSLDRYLAVVHPIASMSVRTEAHAFFAICIAWAVILTASIPVLIMHGEDQYNSTTEQVTACRFLPQFNWPMFQVTFFLTSYIIPLTLICGLYVCMLLRLWKGAHVSAESRRGKRRVTRLVLVVVGVFAICWCPIQLILVIKSLDLYPMTAAAVMVQIVSHVLAYTNSCVNPILYAFLSDNFRKAFRKVIYCRPRPDPHHRLGGPSTKTTRAASTGDIL, encoded by the exons ATGGACGGCATTTGCAACACTTCGAACGCTACCGTTTGCACCTTCAATCAGTCGAGCCCCGACGATTTTGGGTTCGGATTCGACCATCAGCTGCTCCACAATATCGTCTCGGTCGTCGTGCCGCTCCTATTCGGCGTCATCGGGATCGTCGGACTCCTTGGAAATTTTCTAGTCGTTATTGTCGTTGCGGCAAATCCCGGGATGCGATCTACGACAAATTTGCTGATAATCAATCTCGCTATTGCCGATTTGTTATTTGTGATATTTTGTGTACCGTTCACCGCGACAGACTACGTCCTGCCTTTCTGGCCCTTTGGAAATTTGTGGTGCAAAGTTGTTCAGTATTTAATCATCGTCACTGCCTGCGCCAGTGTTTACACTCTGGTCCTCATGAGTCTCGATAG GTATCTCGCCGTGGTTCACCCCATAGCCTCGATGTCCGTGCGAACAGAGGCCCACGCATTTTTCGCAATATGTATCGCGTGGGCGGTCATTCTGACGGCCTCGATTCCAGTCCTCATCATGCACGGCGAG GATCAGTACAATTCCACAACGGAGCAGGTGACGGCCTGCCGATTTCTTCCCCAGTTCAACTGGCCGATGTTTCAAGTGACGTTCTTCCTGACCAGCTACATCATCCCCCTGACTCTTATCTGCGGCCTCTACGTCTGCATGCTGCTCAGGCTCTGGAAAGGAGCTCACGTCAGCGCCGAGAGCAGACGCGGGAAGAGAAGAGTCACCAGGCTCGTCTTGGTCGTCGTTGGTGTTTTCGCAATCTGCTGGTGTCCCATTCAG TTGATCCTGGTGATAAAGTCCCTGGATCTTTATCCGATGACGGCAGCCGCGGTCATGGTCCAGATAGTCAGCCACGTCCTGGCGTACACAAACAGCTGCGTCAACCCGATCCTCTACGCGTTTCTCAGCGATAATTTTCGCAAAGCATTCCGCAAGGTTATCTACTGCAGACCTCGCCCCGATCCTCATCATCGCCTGGGAGGACCGTCGACGAAAACAACCCGGGCAGCCAGCACGGGTGACATACTATAG